The Ahaetulla prasina isolate Xishuangbanna chromosome 13, ASM2864084v1, whole genome shotgun sequence genomic interval GATGCATAATAATGATTACCCAAGGTGTTCCATAAAAGTGGTGATTTGCAAGGGGAAGCGTTATGATGGCCAACCATGAATGTCTTTCAAACTTGGCTGAAACTCAACAGTGAGCCAATATGGTCTAGCTGGAAAGCAGCCTAGACCCAAGTTGGATAGCCTAGATGTGTGCAAGCTAGTATGTGGCCAGGCCTGTCAACCTGGCCTAATCTTCTCCTTCTGGAAAGTTAGGTCTAGATTAAGTTTGTTAGCCACACATTCTAAACTTAAAGAAGCAATTTCCTTCCCCAAACCCCATGATGAATCAACCTTTGGATTTGGGCTGTTGCTTGAGAGAAAGACATGATGCttgtgcccagtggtgggattcaaataatttaacaaccggttccctgccctaatgaccagctgggtaggcatggctcggtggtcatgtgactgtgtaggcgtggccaactcaacatcactcacatcaatgggcgcttcgccttagctgttacaatgtaataagggttaagccgagaggcagtttctgtaagcagggcaatgaagattaggctagaaacaacaccagaatgtttccttcctgccttccttacaggattagccctggaaagtggaaaaaaaacaaagtaagatttcttccaacaactggttctccaaactgcttagaaagttaacaaccggttctcccgaataggtgcgaactggctgaatcccaccactgcttgtgccAAGATCGCTTCCTAAGGGTTCTTCCCGGGCCCCTCCCGCCCCCCAAATGCAGGGAATTGCAGGCTTGCAGTAAATGCCATACTTGAGCTGATGAGTAAGCCCCTAGCAAATTATGTTGGGCCCCCTCCTTTCTGTTTCCCCAATGGCTTGAACAGAGTGAATAAAAATCACATGAAGACCGCTGCCAGCAGAAGATCTTATACCTGCCCTGGGATTTACAGAAATGCagagattcaaaaaagaaaaaaaagaaagaaagaaagaaaaacccaacaaccaagtaTTTGTGTCTTTGTGAAACACACCGCTAGGAACCAAAACTCCAGTTTCTCTCCCCTCCTACCCTGTTAAGatcagaaggaggaagaagaggaggggtccTTCGAAAAACCAGTTTGGGTACCGTACaacactcccctcccccaccaagaaAATGTCTGTTTTCTGGTTGATCTACATTTTAACCTgaattgtacacacacacacatatgtgtatgtgtgtgtatactctttttccttcctctatcTCTAgacaagcaaagcaaagcatgTTTATCTCAGAACGGGCTTTCAGCCCCATTCTAAGAATGAGCTTGTTCATATCAGTTTTCAGGGAACAGTTTTGAGCCAGGAAACGTATAAACTGTTTTCATTGCCTTAGGAAGGATGGCGGAAGGACAGAGGGGTATTTCTTGTTATTACGGTACTTAAAAGGCTAATATGACTCCTGTACGTGTGTGGTGACAGCCACGGAGCGTTCAGTATAGTTAGCGAAAAGATCTACGTTGGATGCAGTGGTAAGGAGGGGAATGTAAACAGTGAGGCAGAATGGTACAGTTAGAATGGCTGAGTCTTCCTTACTGCTTTatattggtggggtttttttccctgcgTACCTGTATATATGTGTTTCTAGCAGGAGACCACTTACGGATGGGGCATAGCATGGGATGGCCCACAAAAGGATTCACATTTAGCTTGCTCAGTTGAATTCTGTGTacctttggtgtgtgtgtgtctgtgtgtgtgtgctatgAGCATTGCTTCTTAGCAAACGTGTTGAAAACTGCAGCACTAATCTTTGCCTTGTTGTAACCCCAGCCATGACAACAAATACAGTTTCAATCATGTCAAATAAGGACGGATAGCAAGCTATTCTTCTTCCCTACCCTGTACCCCTACCTggggaataaaaaaaacaacaaccttagtCCAAAATATAGAATTGAATTTATAACATTGAATTACAGAGCATGGAGCTCAAGTGTTTGAAAGCATAAGGTGCTGAATTCTAGCATTGGTAGTAGTAAGACTGATAGTAAAatacgtgtcgtgtcccactcctccgctgacagctgggtccgggaaatccgaatcaggcttgcctctgcagctctgcccaaagtcctagcaaagtcctcagagcaggcaggagaccagtaagtgacttcagcaagataagtttgacttttgcctgactcagagactgccagaaagtagctcctttatataggccatggagtgtggctccatgactcagcactcattaaggcctgcccctcccttccttctgttgcctccgcctctccaatcttctgatgcgagggtcactccaatcagctgttcttgggagtaaaccctcctcaggctcacctgctgtggaggagggggaggggtctagctgctccgtttgcctgggcatggagtcagggctggggcagggagatgctccttcttctgcagtttgtgggggcatggagccaggacttgggccggaaggcatacattcctcagtgttggggagcaggtaagaaggccctggctgctctgagggcgggcaagacacaacaatacgtAAATTACGAATCTAGGAAAACCAAGACTCCTCCTTTGACAAACTCGGTAGCGAAAACCTGGTGGTTTTGTTTACATatggtaaagttactttttcacatATATGTCAGCAGGCAATTTTATAGAAGAAGTAAGGCTTGCTCTCAGAGAGTGGGGAATGGGTAAGCTTATGAGAACAGGTTTGAAACATGATTGTCCCAAGTTTGGATCAAATTAATAACAAATGTTTATAGGAGCTGCTTCTCCGTTCTGTGTCCTTATTTTATACTTTGCAATTCTGCAATTGTTTCAATTAATCTTTCATTCTGTAATTGGAACGCATTACGTATGTTGACCAAATATTGCTTGGTCTATTTTGGAAAGGGAGGTtagagttttgttttttgtttcttttctctttcaaagGGTAACTGCAAGCAAATTAATTTTGTTGtaaatatgaagcttgcaaagtaAAATGGGATTAATGCTGAACTCTAAGGTAGGGTTCTACCCTAAGGTAGAACCATATCCAGGCTGACTAAATTGAGATGGCTactaggtggcagcaaagagCTGGCTTTCTATGTCTCTTGCCTACCATCTAGTGGTCTGAATTTTTGCAGCCCTCTTACAATAGCAAagttgctttatttattatttcctggTGGGGAATCTGGGACATAATCAACAGGACATATTCAGAGGTTGAAATAATGAATTTACATAAATTTGTAGCCTGGCCCAATAAGAGGATTAGGAGTCAtttgagagggggaaaaaacactctCACAAAATGGCTACCATAATAGATTGTGTCTGTTAACAAAAGACCGATTTGTCAGAAGGCAGATCCTTAAATTGAGCTCTACCCCTTGGAAAGGGTTGTCCAATAAGATGAGCTTGAGTGAAGAAGACACCTAGCTCTGGCCTTGCTAACAGCCATGCTCAAAGAAtcgtttaaataattttttttaaaagaaaaatgacgGTAGCCTTTTGAAAAGCTAGCTTTGTGATCTGTGTGTACAGGGATACATTCTGGGAGATGATAGAAGGAtagatgagtggatggatggagggatggatggatgatggagagacagacagatagagatggagggagggagctaTAGATATTACTCTAAACTCTTCAGAAGAGACATAGAACATGTTAAATTCTATTCTGATTTGTTTGCCTAATCatctttcatagaatagaatagaatagaatagaatagaatagaatagaatagaatagaatagaattttttatcggccaagtgtgattagacacacaaggaatttgtcttggtgcatatgctcttagtgtacataaaagaaaaggtacatccatcaagaatcataaggcacaacacttaatgatagtcatagggtacaaataagcaatcaagaaacaatcaatatcaatttaaattgtaaggatacaagcaacaaagttgcagtcatacagtcataagtggaaggagatgggtaatgggaacgatgaaaagattaatagtagatatagtaaatagtttgacagtgttgagggaaatatttgttcagcagagtgatggtatttgggaaaaaactgttcttgtgtctagttgttctggtgtgcagtgctctgtagtgtcattttgagggtaggagttgaaacagtttatgtccaggatgtgaggggtctgtaaatattttcacagccctctttttgactcgtgcagtatacaggtcttcaattgAAGGCAGGTTCAGAGCCCCTTTGTGCTAAAAGAGAAACTTTGAACAGCTTGGAAGAGATAGTTTTCCTACAGTACCTGCAATGCCCTCTCTTCGCCTGCCACTAGTAGATCATTGAGATGCAATGGCTCGTGATAACtacgtttttcttttttcttttgttttataaatCAGTATAGAACCGGAGCAAAACATTCCAAGAGAACCGCAGCACTTCCTACCTACCATGGAGGCCCATCAGGAATCTTCTGTGTTCCTGGTGAACATCTTGGAGGAACTGGACACTAAGCAGAACTCCGTTTCCTATCAGGACCTTTGCAAATCATTATGTGCTCGATTTGACTTGTCCCAGCTGGCCAAGCTGAGGAGCGTGCTTTTCTATACGGCCTGCCTGGATCCCAATTTCCCAGCCACTTTGTTCAAAGACAAAATGAGGTGCAACGTCAACAACCAGCAGTCAAAGAAGATCATGGTTGCAGCTGATATTGTGACGATCTTCAACCTCATACAGATGAATGGGGGCATGGCTAAGGAGAAGCTGCCCACCACCCGGGAGAAAGTGAGAAAAAAAGAGTCGCTGGACTCCTGCCGATCAGACAACGAAGTGTGTAATATGGTGGACTGTGTGGTGAACTGTGAATTGCAAGACGGAGAATTCAGCAGGGGCTATTCCAGCAAGCGGGCCTCCAAATGTAGAAAGGGGGATTGCAAAGACTGCCCTCCATTCGTACCCACTTCGGAAATGAACATTTTGCTGGGGGTGGATAAAGATGTCAAAGGCCGAACAGATTCTCTTGATCGGTTACAAGCTTTGGCAACCTACACCATTGCCAGTTCTCCCCCCTGTGAAATGCAGAGCACTTACTTCCCCATGAACATTGAAACTGACTCCATCTCAGACCAGGAATCTCTGCCTCCCAGTTCGAGCATGAAGGAATCCTTCATTCCAAGCGACGAGCCCTTTTTGATGCAGTCATGCATGCAGAAGCGCAACATCTTCAAGGAAGACTTCCATAACCTCATCACCATTTCGCCCAGCTTGATGTCACCGCCGGGCAAATTGGATGATGAGCTTGGGGAACCGCCGAGCCAAAAGGAAACCTCCAAGCAGACATTCTTCAACCACAGCTTTGAAATACCTTACAGTAACCAGTATTTGAACCCAATTTATTCTCCTGTTCCAGAGAAGAGACGTGCCAAGCATGAAAGCTTAGATGATCTCCAAGCTTCTACGTATTTTGGCCCAACAACTATTCTTGGACCTCAAGAGACCAAACGATGGTTGGGAAAGCCAAGCAAATCAACTCCCTGGCCGGTCAAGAGTTGGAGTTTGAACACAGAGGAAGTACCTGATTTTGAAAGATCTTTTTTCAACAGGAAACAGCCAGAAGAGAAGATGCAATATCAAAGTTCAAAGAGCCAGCCGGCCAATTTTTCTGCTTCTGAGAGGCATCAGCAATATCTCAGCTCTAAAGAACAGCAATCCATGATGCAGCCCAATTATGGGGTCAAATCAAATGGGCATAAATCCAAGGACATCCCCTCCATCTTAGAAGTCGACAAGCACGAGCCCATCAAAAAATTTAAAGACAAAAGTATTAACTGCACTGCCGTTCAGCTTCAAAGCGTTGATAAAACCAGTAGCGTTGGGACACAGACAGATCGGCACGGACTGGAGCACAAAAAATTCAAGGAGATGGCCCACCCGAACCAAAGCAAGTATGGCGAGAGACACTCCTTGAAGCAATCAGATGATGACTCTGAAATCGTCAGCGACGACATTAGTGATATTTTCAGATTTCTGGATGACATGAGCGTCTCAGGGTCTACAGGGGTGATCCAATCTTCTTGTTATAACAGCACTGGCTCCCTTTCTCAGATCCACAAATCTGACTGCGATAGCTCCCCCGAACACCATTTAGCTAAAATTTCCAATGGAAACGCCGGCAGCAACCTAGACAAAGCGTCTCGGTTGGAGATTGGCAGCATAGACGACGAGCTGAAAACCAGCGTCTGCAAACTAGTCCTAAGGATTGGGGAAATCGAAAAGAAACTGGAATCTCTCTCTGGAGTCAGGGATGAAATTTCTCAGGTCCTGGGGAAGCTAAACAAATTGGACCAGAAGATCCAGCAGCCAGAGAATGCGAGTGTCCAGCTTGATCTTAATTCCTTGACCAGTGAGATCCCATCAGAAGACAGCACCTCCCCTAGGATTTTCTCATGTCACAATTCGTCGCATGGGGGCAAACTGGAGAATAACCCAGACTGGTGCTGCTCTGATGCCAGTGGCAGTAACAGCGAGAGCCTTCGTGTCAAAGCCTTGAAAAAGAGCTTGTTCACCAGGCGATCCTCGCGATCTTTAACCGAGGAAAATAGCGCCACCGAATCTAAGATTGCAAGCATTTCCAACTCCCCGAGAGACTGGCGTGCAATCACCTATACCAACCAAGCTGGCATCACAGAGGAAGAGATGAAAGACCGAAGTGGGAATGAAAACAAAGACTGGCACCGGAAATCCAAAGAGGTaaattcctttcccccccccacttccagtTTCAATCAGTAATATATTCACATTTTTGGATAGAAGTACAGTTGAGATGTTCTCATAAGCTCCTAATAGTAAAACTCCTATGtctgaagcagaggtggtattcagcaggttctgaccagttctggaaaaccggtagcggaaattttgagtagttcggagaactggaaaataccacttctgactggtcccacccccatctattctctgcctcccaagtcgcagctgatcaagagggaatggggattttgcagtaaccttccctaggagtggggagcgaATGGAGATtgtacggtatccttcccctgccatgcccaccaagccatgcccacagaaccggtattaaaaaaatttgaatcccaccactggtctgaagcACTAAAAAGATGAAAGGATTTGTCATTGATATCACCAATGCCCAACTGGGGGCTCCTTTCACATCTCCACAAAGGTGCCCACCAAACTGGCGCCCATTTATCTACTGGTGGTTGCCCACTTTCAAACTGTTGGCTTGGTAGGAGCCGGAGTGTGTGGCGGGAGCTCACTCCACCCCGTAACAGGTCTCGAACGCTTTTCTAGATAATGAGGTTACtcctatgatgatgatgatgtctgtTTAATGAAGCAGATATTTAAAACAATGAAAGGTTGGGTATAATGTTTATGTATGTTtgccagtcttgactcctggcagcTAAACGCTGTAGTTTTCTAGGCaaaattttggaagtggtttgccattgttaccttcctagggctgagaaagccTGGCCAGCCAGAGTTTTTGCATAAAGGAGAATTAGATCTCGCAGTCTCCTGTTTGtcctgatgccttaacctctACTCCAAACTCTTTGGGTATAAAATGGGCACGtttataaaatgtgaaaaagtgtGAACGCGTATGCAAGATCTCCTTTGCACAGCAAACCCTTAGTGCTAAACCCCTTCAGAACCCGCGTATGTGCATGTTTTCCATTGTTGTCTGATCCGAATCCACTTTGGGCCTTCTGAGGATACCCACCCCAACTTTCACACCTTGTTGCAGGCCGATCGGCAGTACGAAATCCCTCAGCCATATCGCCATTCCAAACCACCCAAAGACGGTTTCCTGATAGAGCAAGTCTTTAGCCCACACCCTTATCCGGCATCACTCAAATCCCATATGAAGACCAACCCTCTTTACACAGACATGCGCTTGACAGAGCTGGCGGAAGTGAAACGAGTCCAGCCTTCGTGGACTGTTGAGGAATACACAAGGAATtcgggagagaaagggaagctgGCTTCTTTGGACTTACAGGTGAGacgtttctttcttcttcctgagGATCCGCTTCTGCCTAGgatagcggtccccaaccttttgggcaccagggaccgattCTATggagaaagggttttttttcccatggACTGGAGGGGCCGTGATTTCATGTGTTGCCTGTGGATGCgggtgtcagggttccgagtAACGCACCCATTGAAAGGAGAATTCCAAGgcgggtagattcctcaaagggcGAGGGGGTTGTTTGTTTGCATGGACAGGTATTTGGCATGCCGCGCACCAGTGCCGGTTCACAGACCAGGGGTTGgcgttagagttagggttagggcagaggtgggtttcatcaggttctgaccagttctggagaaccggtagcggaaattttgagcagttcagagaaccggtagtaaaaattctgactcatctattctctgcctcccgagtcccagctgatcgggaggaaatggggattttgcagtaaccttcccctggattggggacggaatggagattttacagtatccttcccctgccacacccaccaagccatgccacacccaccaagccacacccacagaaccggtagtaaaaaaatttgaaacccaccactaattgCCATGATATCAAGAAACATCACCCAGTGCCACAGGGCTATCCAAACACAGCAATagttctattctaataataataataataataacaacaacaacaacaacaacaacaacaacaacaacaacaacagagttggaagggaccttggaggccttctagtccaaccccccctgcccaggcaggaaaccctacaccatctcagtcagatggttatccaacattttcttaaaaatttccagtgttggagcattcacaacttttttttttttacatttatatcccgcccttctccgaagactcagggcggcttacattgtgtaaggcaatagtctcatcctatttgtaaatttatatacaaagtcaacttattgccccccctacaatctgggtcctcattttacctaccttataaaggatggaaggctgagtcaaccttgggcctggtgggactagaacctgcagtaattgcaggcagctgtgttttaataacaggcttcttacagcctgagccacagcgcGGCCCACATTAATGAGAACCCGCTTCAGAGCTTCACCCTGCTTTAACAAGGAGTCAACAAACAGAAACAGGTTCAGAGGAGGACAAATGGGAAGATTGCTGGAGTGGAAGCGAAGCCTGATGAAGAGAACCAGAAAGAACAGAAAGTGTTTAGCCTTCAGAAGAGGTGATACAGTGTGACTCTTCAAGCATCAAAAGAGGGTCATGCAGAGAGACGTCTATGGCCTCTTCTATCGTCCTAGAAGAATAGTCTTGTTAGGGTTGCTCTGAAAAGGCCATTTCCAACTAGAAAGAATAAAAGCAGATAAAACCATAGAACCAATATTAAACAGAAGTGACAGATTCTCTTTCTTAGCGTGTATTCAAAAGAAGAGTCAGAggaagagtcttttttttttgatagGGGTGGATGCTTCGATTTGGACGTCTCCACTGAGCACAGAATTCGACTGCATAGCCTTGatggccccttccagctctgatcTTATGGAAGAACTCTATCTTGCTTATTAAATAGGACACATGTTTATTTcttggctttttttggggggggggagccatggtagtacagtggttaaaatgtagtattgcaagctaactctgcccactgccgggagttcgatcttgaccggctcaaggttgactcagccttccatccttccgaagtcagtaaaatgaggacccagatttcttggggggcaataggctgactctgtaaaccgcttagagagggctgtaaaagcatataagtctatgtgctattgctattctggttTTGCATCTTGTGTGAATTTAGTCTATTGGGTTTAATGCATCCTGCAAACCGGATCAAAGGTTAATTTAATAATTAGGAAGCATGTTGGTCATGAAGTGTGGGAGACGGTGTAACATGGGGGTTAAAGTGTTCTATTGGAATTGGAGATCCATGTTTAGGTTTCAAGAAacttggtggcccagtggttagagtgccatactgcaggctacttctgctgactgccagttgcctacaatttggctgttcgaatctcaccaggctcaaggttgactcagccttccatccttccgaggtcagtaaaatgaggacccagcttgttgggggcaataagaccaaagaggtctgtaaggggcatgcataagagcaccagcgtgcctaccgtccctgtcctaatgttccctttaattgtattcattttatgtattcaattcatgcttatacttatatatattatttaatatgtattcgacgaaataaataaaaaaaataaaaataaataggctGATTCTCTCAACCGTTTAAAGAGGGCTGAAAAGGATtaggaagcagtatgtaagtcttaaGGTCTACTGCGATTGTTGTTTTAATAAATTTGTGCCATCCCTATTCGTTTTTTAAAGCCCAAATTTGGTCCATGTTTTGATTTGGGCTCTTGGTGAATAACCCTGAGAAGAGGCTTCGGATGTCAGGATGCAGAGTCTTGATGGGCCCTGGTGATGGTAGAATCAGTACTGGCCCTAATATACTTTTCCCGCAATCAATGTAGCTTTTCTCTTGGATTTGTGGGGATTTAAAATGGCTACTCCTAGCCACCTGGCCTCTGGAGGCTACCTAAGCTTTCATGGACCGACGGTGGGCCTTGCAACCACCTAAAGCTGATGAACTGGATTGCATTTGGTGACCTGCCAGGTGTACACGTTTGCTGTCTTCCTAAATTCCAGagtggattatttttttatttttattttttgaaactgCAGTTATCTTCTTTTTGATCTCCCTATAGACAAGATACTTCTCGCAGCTTCTGTTGCTCAGGTGTCAAGATTCAGAATTAATCAGCCCCTTGGAGCCCCAGCAGACTTGAGCGGTGGAAAGGTTCAGTCACAAGGTGTTGCTCTGATTTGACTCGAGGGCATCTTGTCAGCCGTTTTTAGCAAGGCTGCCGAATTAAAAGCAAAAGTAGCCTTGCAACAGAAGGGAGTGTGAGATTGCAGCTTCAGAAAGAGCCAAGCTGCTCACCTTggtaaattgggggggggggacaggagaGTCGAGGGAATGGTCATGGTAGAGCTACCTACCTCTGCGCTGCCAGAGCCAGCCTGagtttttcttttgaataaatCAGAAAGCTTTCAAATATAATCCTTCTCCTTTCCATCCCGTTAACAGTCATTCTTCCCTCGGGACTGGCCTAAGGTGCTACTATCAATATTACAATAGTATAATAATAGCCTTCAGATCCATGGTGGACCAtccactccagaggtgggttttagcaggttctcaccagttctggagaactggtagcggaaattttgagtagtttggagaaccggtaaataccacctctgactgtcctctctcccatctattctctgcctcccgagtcccccagttgatcaggaggaaatggggattttgcagtatccttcccctggagtggggagggaatggagattttacagtatccttcccctgccacgcccaccaagccacgcccacaagccatgacatgcccaccaagccatgacacgcccacagaaccggtagtaaaacttttgaaacccaccactgatccactcCTTTAGATTTTCCCAGAGTTCTGTCCATTTGGGTTGAAAATTAAACAATACAGGGACGTTATGCCTCTTATAGATGTATcttaaaaggaaaagcaaagcaaCGTTTAATATTTAAAGTGAGAATTGCACTGAATGTTTGCAATTGGGGACAAATACAATAAGATCATGCTGCCTACGGTTGTAAATCAGATTTAATTataactgaattttattttattagaagtcTATGCTGGGAATCTCTGGAAATAGGGGACAATAAGATAGATCTTCATTCCctctgatgttttgtttttttttaaatcagtcttttGATTACCCAAACACAACAACTTTGTGCAGAATAAATTATTTTCACTTTTGTAAGGGGTCTTTGAAGTCCTATTTTCTCCCAGGCACTGAGCCAGGATGCTACCTGAACTACATCTGCACTTCCGGAGTTAATTATCTCTGGTGCTCTGTGTTTTTATTGATACCTTATTTTGCAATTTGATACTTTTAACC includes:
- the MINAR1 gene encoding major intrinsically disordered Notch2-binding receptor 1, translated to MEAHQESSVFLVNILEELDTKQNSVSYQDLCKSLCARFDLSQLAKLRSVLFYTACLDPNFPATLFKDKMRCNVNNQQSKKIMVAADIVTIFNLIQMNGGMAKEKLPTTREKVRKKESLDSCRSDNEVCNMVDCVVNCELQDGEFSRGYSSKRASKCRKGDCKDCPPFVPTSEMNILLGVDKDVKGRTDSLDRLQALATYTIASSPPCEMQSTYFPMNIETDSISDQESLPPSSSMKESFIPSDEPFLMQSCMQKRNIFKEDFHNLITISPSLMSPPGKLDDELGEPPSQKETSKQTFFNHSFEIPYSNQYLNPIYSPVPEKRRAKHESLDDLQASTYFGPTTILGPQETKRWLGKPSKSTPWPVKSWSLNTEEVPDFERSFFNRKQPEEKMQYQSSKSQPANFSASERHQQYLSSKEQQSMMQPNYGVKSNGHKSKDIPSILEVDKHEPIKKFKDKSINCTAVQLQSVDKTSSVGTQTDRHGLEHKKFKEMAHPNQSKYGERHSLKQSDDDSEIVSDDISDIFRFLDDMSVSGSTGVIQSSCYNSTGSLSQIHKSDCDSSPEHHLAKISNGNAGSNLDKASRLEIGSIDDELKTSVCKLVLRIGEIEKKLESLSGVRDEISQVLGKLNKLDQKIQQPENASVQLDLNSLTSEIPSEDSTSPRIFSCHNSSHGGKLENNPDWCCSDASGSNSESLRVKALKKSLFTRRSSRSLTEENSATESKIASISNSPRDWRAITYTNQAGITEEEMKDRSGNENKDWHRKSKEADRQYEIPQPYRHSKPPKDGFLIEQVFSPHPYPASLKSHMKTNPLYTDMRLTELAEVKRVQPSWTVEEYTRNSGEKGKLASLDLQTQESLNPNNLEYWMEDIYTPGYDSLIKRKEAEFRRAKVCKISALIAAAACTVILVIVVPICTMKS